The bacterium genomic sequence CCTGCGTGCCTCGGCACCCCACCCTTGTTATTCAAGAAGTTGACGGCCAGGGGGAGTGAGTTCGCGCTTTGGAGATCCTGCGCGAATGGGCCGCCGTCTGGCAACAGCAACAGTGAAGGAACTGCAACAAATTCGCAGCGTGGCAAAACTTTTGGCGGCTGGCAACAGTCTGTAACCTTTCGATAACGCAGGTTTAGCCGCGGTTGGCCAAGCGCCGCAGCAGCATTCCCCCGGCATGACTTTTCGAATCATCATAAATCAAACCTAGAGGGCACACTTTATGGCTGAAGCTGCACCGAAGATCATGATTGAAGCGAAAGGCCTGAGCAAGTATTACGGGCCTTTCGTGGCGATCAAGGACGTTTCCTTCGCGATCCCCAAAGGTCAGATCGTCGCCTTTCTCGGGCCGAATGGCGCCGGCAAGACCACGACCATGAAAATCCTGAGCGGCTATCTTGCCGCCAGCGAGGGGTCGGCGGCCATTGCCGGCCTGGACGTCGGCCAGGATCGCCTGGAAGTGGCCAGGAAACTGGGGTACTTGCCGGAAAACGGGCCGCTGTATCAGGACATGACCCCGCTGGAACTGCTGCAGTTTTTCGCCGAAGCGCGCGGCTTGGAGCCCGGCGCTGCCAAACAGCGCATCGCGGCGGTGAACGAGCTGTGCGCGCTGCAGCAGGTGATGGAGAAACCGATCGGCAAACTCTCCAAGGGTTATCGCCAGCGCGTCGGCCTGGCGCAGGCGCTGCTGCATGATCCGGAAGTTCTGATCATGGACGAACCCACCGCCGGACTCGATCCCAACCAGATCCGGGAATTCCGCAAGAACATTCGACACCTGGGCCGCTCCAAGACCGTTCTGCTTTCCACGCACATCTTGCAGGAAGTCGAAGCGGTGGCGGACCGCGTCATTCTGGTGCACAACGGCCGCCTGGTGTATGACGGCACGCCGGCGCAGTTGATGGAAAACGGCTCGCTGGAGAATCCCTTCTATCGCCTGACCAGCAACGGCGCGGCTGCCTGAGGCGTGCGCCCCGGCCGGGGCAAAGTGGCCGGGCCGGTGCTTGACTTGCGATGGCCGCCCCCAGGCGGAGATTACCGGAAAACTATAAAACGACAGGGTTGAACCAATGAACATAAGTTGGATGCCCAAGATCAACTGGAAAGTGGTGCAGTCGATCATGAGACGCGACCTGCGGCGCTATTTCAGCAATCCCACGGGTTACGTCTTCATCACGCTTTTCATCTTTCTGAGCGCGGCCGCCGCCTTCTGGCGCGAGCGCTTCTTCCTCAACAACCTGGCCAATCTCGATCAGCTCAACGACTTCTTTCCGTATCTGCTCCTGTTCTTCATTCCCGCGCTCACCATGGGCGTGTGGGCCAATGAGAACAAAGAAGGCACCGATGAGTTGTTGTTGACGCTGCCGGCCACTGATTTGGAAATCGTGCTGGGCAAGTACTTCGCGGCTTTCGGCATTTACACCGCCTCGCTGCTGCTTTCGCTCAGCCACGTCATCGTGCTGTTCTTTCTGGGCTGGCCCGATCTCGGCTTGATGCTCGGCAACTATTTGGGCTACTGGCTCATCGGCGGCGCGTTGATCGCGGTTGGCATGCTGGCCTCGCTGCTCACCTCCAACGCGACCATCGCGTTTATTGCCGGCGCGGTGTTTTGCTCGGTCTTCGTTTTCATCGAGGCGCTGGGCGGCATCTTTGGCCAGACCGTCAAAAACTTCCTGGCGCCGCTGGGCGTGTTCGGCCACTTCGGCGATTTTTCCCGCGGGGTGATCAGTCTGGGCGGCCTGCTCTATTTCGCTTCGATTGCCGGCTTGTTTCTCTATTTGAATGTGACCTTGATCAGCCGGCGGCACTGGCCGCAGGAAGCCGATGGCTACAAAATGTCGGCGCATCATCTCGTGCGCGCGGTGGCGCTGGTGATTGCCCTGATTGGCTTGAACGCCGTGCTCGGCCGTTTGAGCCTGCGTTTGGACGTGACCGCTGAACAGTTGCACTCGCTTTCGGGCGAAACCAAGTCCTTGCTCCGCGAAATCCCGCCGGAGCGCCCGGTTTTGATTCAGGCATACTTGAGCAAGGAAGTGCCGCAGCAATACGTGCAGACGCGGCAAAACCTGCTCAGCTTCCTGCGGGAAATTGCTTCGGCGGGCGGTAATCGCGTGCAGGTGCTGATCCACGACACCGAGCCTTACACGCAGGAGGCGCGGGACGCGCGCGAGAAATTCGGCATCACGCCCGTGGAGGTGGCAAATCCCGGCAGCGCGCGCGCCAGCAGCGCGCAGGTGTTCATGGGTGTGGCCTTCACCTGCGGCGCGGTGGAACAGGTGATTCCGTTCTTCGATGCCGGCTTGCCGGTGGAATATGAGCTGGCGCGCAGCATTCGCGTGGTGGCGCAAACGCAACGCAAGAAGATCGGCATCGTCAACACCGACGCCAAGCTGTTCGGCGGCTTTGATTTTCAAACCATGCGCAGCAACCCGGCCTGGCCGGTGGTGGACGAGCTCAAGAAGCAATACGAAGTCGTGCAAGTCGATCCTGCCAGCGCGATCACAGATTCCCTGGACGGTCTGCTGGTGGCGCTGCCCTCCGCCTTGCCGCAGGAGGCCATGGACAATCTGCTGCGCCGCATCGAAGCCGGCACGCCGACGCTGTTGCTCGATGATCCGCTGCCCATCATCAACGTGGGGCTGGCGCCCTCCGAGCGCGCGGGCGCGGATATGAATCCGTTCATGCGCAACAATGCGCCGCAGCCCAAGCCCAAGGGCAACATTCAAGCCTTGCTGAGCAAGCTCGGCATCAGTTGGAACTCGGCGCAGATTACGTGGGACACTTACAACCCGCATCCCGACCTGGCGCAGATTCCGCCGGAGATCGTGTTCGTGGGCGCGGGCAACGAGACCACCGAGCCGTTCAACCGGGAGCACCTCGCCAGCTCCGGCCTGCAGGAAGTCGTGCTGCTCTATCCCGGCTCCATGTCCCCCTCGCCCAGCAGTCCCTTCACGTTTCAACCGCTGTTGCGCAGCGGCACGGTGTCCGGCACGCTGCATTATCAACAAATGGTGCAACGCAGCTTTTTCGGCACCCAGCTCACTGATTCGCGGCGCCTGCGGCACATTCCGGGCAACCTGGACCAGACCCTGGCCGCGTATGTGCATGGCACCCAAAAGGACTCGCTCGGCGGCGACAAGAATCTCAAAGTCATCTTCATCGCGGATCTCGACTTCATCTCCGAGCAGTTCTTTGAATTGCGCCGGCGCGGCTTCGAGAATCTCAATTTCGACAACGTGACCTTTTTCCTGAACTGCATGGACTATCTCGTCGGCGATGATTCCTTCGTCACCCTGCGCAAGCGCCGGGTCAAGCACCGCACGCTGGAGACCGTGGAAGCCCGCACCCTCGCCAACATCGAGCAGCGCGTGAAGGAAGAGCAGGACGCCGAAGCGGAGGCGCAGCGCGCGCTCGACGAGGCGCAACGCCAGCTCAATGAAAAAGTGGCGGAGATCCGCCAGCGCACCGATTTGGACGCGCAGACCAAGCAAATCATGGCGGAGAACGTGCAGCAGGTCGAAAACCGCCGTTTCGAAGTGCAAAAGGCCAACATCGAAGCCGCGAAAGAAGCCAAGATTCAGGCCAGCAAGGAAAACATGGAGGCGGCGATCCACCGCATTCAGAGCGGCATCAAAACGCTGGCGGTGCTGCTGCCGCCGATCCCGGTTTTTGTCATGGGCGTGATGATTTTCATGCGCCGCCGCAAACGCGAGCAAGAAGGCGCGGCCGCGGCCAGAAGATTGAGGAGCTGACATGAGCGAGAAAAAGAAAACTCTGACATTTGTCGGCGTGGCGGCGGGCCTGCTGGTGCTGGCCTTGATCACTGCCCCGCGCCGGGTGACCCCCACGGCTTTCAACGATCAAGGCCAGCCGTTCTTCCCGGAATTCAAGGACCCGCTCACCGCCACCTCGCTGGAAGTGATCGACTACGACGAGGCCACCGGCAGCGCGCAGCCCTTCAAAGTTCAGTTGAAGGATGGCAAGTGGACCATCCCCTCGCATCACAACTATCCGGCGGACGGCAAGGATCGCCTGGCAAAAACCGCCGCGGCCGTGATCGACATCAAGAAGGATGATTTTCGCTCCGACAACGTCAGTGATCACGAAGGGTGCGGCGTCGTCGATCCGCTGGACGAGAAGGCGGCCAGCCTCAAGGGCCGCGGCAAGCGCGTCACCATCAAAGGCGCCGGCGAGCAGGTGCTGGCGGATTTCATCATCGGCAAGCCCATCGAAGGCCGCGACGGCTTCCGCTTCGTGCGCGTGCCCGGCCAGAAGCGCGTCTACGCCGCGCGCATGAACATCGACATCTCCACCAAGTTCAGCGACTGGATCGAAGCCGATTTGCTGCAGGTCAACAAAGACGATATCCAGCAAGTCGTGCTCAAGGACTATTCCATCGACGAGCGCCGCGGCATTGTCAACCAGCGTGATGTGATTGTGCTCGACAAAAAGGAAAGCGACTGGCTGGCGAACAACATGCGCAGCAGCGAGGAAGTCGACAAAACCAAGATGAATGACTTCCTCACCGCGCTCGACGGCCTGGCGATCGTGGGTGTGCGCCTGAAACCCGCCGGCCTGTCCGAGAGCCTGGAAAAGTCCAGCTCCGGCGTGATGCTCTCGCAATCCGACATGCTGTCGCTGCAAAGCAAGGGCTACTACTTCACCCCCAACGGCCAGTTGCTCTCCAATGAAGGCGAGCTGCAGGCGACCACCAAAGACGGCGTGATCTACACGCTGCGCTTCGGTGAAGTGGTTTACGGCCAGGGCGAGGCGGTCACCGCCGGCAGCGATTCACTCGCGCCGCCGCCGGGCAGCGGTCCGGCGGAGAACCGCTATCTGTTCATCACCACCAGCTTCGATCCCAAGCAACTGCCGGCCGAGCCCAAAAAACCGCGCAACACCGACTTCGCGAGCAAGCCCGATAGCTTGTGGACCGAGGCGGATCGTGAGAACAAGCGGTTGCAGGACGAATATGACGAGTGGCAGAAGAAGATGGACAAGGGCCACAACCTGTCCAACGATCTCAATACACGCTTTGCGCGCTGGTACTACGTGATCTCGTCCGCCAGTTTCGACAAGCTGCACCTCACGCGCAGGGATTTGGTGAAGCCCAAGACCAAGACCAGTTGAGGCCAGCGGCCGCCACCTTCGAGTTGTGGCAGCCCTATCGCCCGCGGCATCGCGAATTCGCCGGGGAAATTTCCGCTTTCAATTCTCCGGGGAATTTCCGATGCTGTGGGCGAGTTTGTTTTGGGGGAAATTGAAACTGCAGTTTGCGGCCAGTCGTCAGCTTCGCCGGCACGGCCGCACTCGCGCGCCAGCGCAGGAAGCCGGAACTCACCTTGCATGCGACAAACCCAACGGAGCCTCTCATGCCCTACGAAAACATTCTCTTCGCGGTGAAGAACAAAATCGCCTATCTGACCCTCAACCGGCCGGACAAGCTCAACGCGCTGAATTGGAAAACCATGCAGGAACTGCAGCACGCGCTGGCCGCGGTGAAAGAGGACTCCGGCGTCGGTGGCGTCATTCTGACCGGCGCCGGTGAAAAAGCCTTTGCCGCCGGCGCAGACATCAGTGAGCTGGCGCAGCAAACGCCGGTGAGCGCCAAAGAATTTTCGCTGCAAAGCCAGGAGATTCTGCGCTTCATCGAGCGCTATCCCAAGCCCATCATCGCCGCGGTGAATGGCTTCTGCCTGGGCGGCGGCAGCGAATTGGCGCTGGCCTGCCACCTGCGCGTGGCCTCCGAAAAGGCCAAGTTCGGCCAGCCGGAAGTGAACCTCGGCATCATGTGCGGTAACGGCGGCACGCAACGCCTGCCGCGCTTGATCGGCAAAGGCCGCGCCCTCGAGCTGCTGCTCACCGGCAATATAATCGATGCCCAGGAAGCCTATCGCCTGGGCTGGGTCAATCACGTCACCCCGCCGGAACAACTGCTCGCCAAATGCGAGGAGATTTTGCAGACTGTTTTCAAGAAAGGCCCGATCGCGATCAAGCTCACCCTGGAAGCCGTGGTGCACGGCCTGGACATGACGCTGGAAGAGGGGGTGCAGCTCGAATCCAATCTCTTCGGCATGTGCTTCTCGACGGAAGACATGAAAGAAGGCACACGGGCGTTTCTGGAAAAGCGGCCCGCGAATTTTCAGGGGAAGTGAGTCCGCACCCGCGCTCATGAACGAACTGCATGCCAGTTACCGTTGCAGCAGCGGCTGCGCCGGCGAATATCCACTGGACGAAATCATCTACCGCTGCCCGCACTGCCATGACTTGCTGGAGGTGAAGCACGACTTGCGGCCGCTCGCCGGCCGCAGCGCCGCGCAGTGGCGGCAGCTTTTTGATCAACGCCAGCAACTGCGCGCCGGCGTCTCCGGCATTTGGGCGAAGAAAGAGTGGGTTCATCCTCACTTGCAGGATGACAACATTGTGTCACTGGGGGAGGGCTACTCCGCGTTGCGGCCGGCCGGCGGCTTTGGCAAAAGCCTGGGGCTGGAGCAGCTTTGGATCAAGCAGTGCGGCGACAGTCCCACCGGCTCGTTCAAAGACCTGGGCATGACCGTGCTGGTGTCGCAGGTGAAGCAGATGATCGCGTCGGGCCGCCGAATCGAAGCCGTGGTCTGTGCTTCGACCGGCGACACCTCGGCCTCGCTCGCGGCCTATTGCGCGGCGGCCGGCATTCCATCAGTGGTGTTGCTGCCGGCGGGCAAGATCAGTCCGGCGCAATTGATTCAACCGCGGGCGCACGGCAGCCTGACGCTGGCATTGGAAACGGATTTCGACGGGTGCATGCGGCTGGTGCAGCAGCTCGCGGCGCGGCCCGAGGTTTATCTCGCCAACTCGATGAACTCGCTGCGGCTGGAAGGCCAGAAGATCGTGGCTGTCGAGCTGGTGCAACAACTGGGCTGGCAGGTGCCGGACTGGGTGATCGTGCCGGGCGGCAATCTCGGCAATGTCACCGCGCTCGGCAACGGCTTTCTCTTGCTGCGCGAGTTGGGCTTGATCGCGCGGCTGCCGCGTCTGGCCTGTGCGCAAGCAGCGCATGCCAATCCGCTTTATGCCAGCTTCCTTACCGGATATCGTGAATTTCACCCCCAGTCAGCGCTGCCCACGCTGGCGAGCGCGATTCAAATCGGCAATCCCGTCAGCTTCAAAAAGGCGATCAGAATTTTGCAACAGTTCGACGGCATGGTCGAGCAGGCGAGCGAAGAGGAGCTGGCCGAGGCAGCGGCGCTGGCGGACCGCCACGGCCATTTCGTTTGCCCGCAAACCGGGGTGGCGCTTGCCGCGCTCATCAAAATGGTGGCGCGCCGGCAGGTGCAACCGCACGAGCGGGTGGTGGTGATCTCGACCGCAAACGGCTTGAAGTTCGTTGAATCCAAAATCGCCTACCATCAGCAAGCGCTTGCGCAGCTCGAGTGCCGGCATGCCAACCCGGTGCAGCAC encodes the following:
- a CDS encoding ATP-binding cassette domain-containing protein, coding for MAEAAPKIMIEAKGLSKYYGPFVAIKDVSFAIPKGQIVAFLGPNGAGKTTTMKILSGYLAASEGSAAIAGLDVGQDRLEVARKLGYLPENGPLYQDMTPLELLQFFAEARGLEPGAAKQRIAAVNELCALQQVMEKPIGKLSKGYRQRVGLAQALLHDPEVLIMDEPTAGLDPNQIREFRKNIRHLGRSKTVLLSTHILQEVEAVADRVILVHNGRLVYDGTPAQLMENGSLENPFYRLTSNGAAA
- a CDS encoding Gldg family protein, whose protein sequence is MPKINWKVVQSIMRRDLRRYFSNPTGYVFITLFIFLSAAAAFWRERFFLNNLANLDQLNDFFPYLLLFFIPALTMGVWANENKEGTDELLLTLPATDLEIVLGKYFAAFGIYTASLLLSLSHVIVLFFLGWPDLGLMLGNYLGYWLIGGALIAVGMLASLLTSNATIAFIAGAVFCSVFVFIEALGGIFGQTVKNFLAPLGVFGHFGDFSRGVISLGGLLYFASIAGLFLYLNVTLISRRHWPQEADGYKMSAHHLVRAVALVIALIGLNAVLGRLSLRLDVTAEQLHSLSGETKSLLREIPPERPVLIQAYLSKEVPQQYVQTRQNLLSFLREIASAGGNRVQVLIHDTEPYTQEARDAREKFGITPVEVANPGSARASSAQVFMGVAFTCGAVEQVIPFFDAGLPVEYELARSIRVVAQTQRKKIGIVNTDAKLFGGFDFQTMRSNPAWPVVDELKKQYEVVQVDPASAITDSLDGLLVALPSALPQEAMDNLLRRIEAGTPTLLLDDPLPIINVGLAPSERAGADMNPFMRNNAPQPKPKGNIQALLSKLGISWNSAQITWDTYNPHPDLAQIPPEIVFVGAGNETTEPFNREHLASSGLQEVVLLYPGSMSPSPSSPFTFQPLLRSGTVSGTLHYQQMVQRSFFGTQLTDSRRLRHIPGNLDQTLAAYVHGTQKDSLGGDKNLKVIFIADLDFISEQFFELRRRGFENLNFDNVTFFLNCMDYLVGDDSFVTLRKRRVKHRTLETVEARTLANIEQRVKEEQDAEAEAQRALDEAQRQLNEKVAEIRQRTDLDAQTKQIMAENVQQVENRRFEVQKANIEAAKEAKIQASKENMEAAIHRIQSGIKTLAVLLPPIPVFVMGVMIFMRRRKREQEGAAAARRLRS
- a CDS encoding DUF4340 domain-containing protein translates to MSEKKKTLTFVGVAAGLLVLALITAPRRVTPTAFNDQGQPFFPEFKDPLTATSLEVIDYDEATGSAQPFKVQLKDGKWTIPSHHNYPADGKDRLAKTAAAVIDIKKDDFRSDNVSDHEGCGVVDPLDEKAASLKGRGKRVTIKGAGEQVLADFIIGKPIEGRDGFRFVRVPGQKRVYAARMNIDISTKFSDWIEADLLQVNKDDIQQVVLKDYSIDERRGIVNQRDVIVLDKKESDWLANNMRSSEEVDKTKMNDFLTALDGLAIVGVRLKPAGLSESLEKSSSGVMLSQSDMLSLQSKGYYFTPNGQLLSNEGELQATTKDGVIYTLRFGEVVYGQGEAVTAGSDSLAPPPGSGPAENRYLFITTSFDPKQLPAEPKKPRNTDFASKPDSLWTEADRENKRLQDEYDEWQKKMDKGHNLSNDLNTRFARWYYVISSASFDKLHLTRRDLVKPKTKTS
- a CDS encoding enoyl-CoA hydratase-related protein, whose amino-acid sequence is MPYENILFAVKNKIAYLTLNRPDKLNALNWKTMQELQHALAAVKEDSGVGGVILTGAGEKAFAAGADISELAQQTPVSAKEFSLQSQEILRFIERYPKPIIAAVNGFCLGGGSELALACHLRVASEKAKFGQPEVNLGIMCGNGGTQRLPRLIGKGRALELLLTGNIIDAQEAYRLGWVNHVTPPEQLLAKCEEILQTVFKKGPIAIKLTLEAVVHGLDMTLEEGVQLESNLFGMCFSTEDMKEGTRAFLEKRPANFQGK
- the thrC gene encoding threonine synthase; amino-acid sequence: MNELHASYRCSSGCAGEYPLDEIIYRCPHCHDLLEVKHDLRPLAGRSAAQWRQLFDQRQQLRAGVSGIWAKKEWVHPHLQDDNIVSLGEGYSALRPAGGFGKSLGLEQLWIKQCGDSPTGSFKDLGMTVLVSQVKQMIASGRRIEAVVCASTGDTSASLAAYCAAAGIPSVVLLPAGKISPAQLIQPRAHGSLTLALETDFDGCMRLVQQLAARPEVYLANSMNSLRLEGQKIVAVELVQQLGWQVPDWVIVPGGNLGNVTALGNGFLLLRELGLIARLPRLACAQAAHANPLYASFLTGYREFHPQSALPTLASAIQIGNPVSFKKAIRILQQFDGMVEQASEEELAEAAALADRHGHFVCPQTGVALAALIKMVARRQVQPHERVVVISTANGLKFVESKIAYHQQALAQLECRHANPVQHAAADLPSVLATIAAHAARMS